In Streptomyces sp. NBC_01264, the DNA window CTGCGTGTGGCTGTACTTCCGCTTTCCGCTCTCCTTCCGTGAGGTGGAGGAGATGATGCTCGAGCGGGGCGTCGTCGTCTCCTACGAGACGGTCCGGCGGTGGTGCCTGAAGTTCGGGCAGGCCTACGCTAACGAGCTGCGCCGGCGGCGCCCGAAGCCGGGCGACAAGTGGCCCTTGGACGAGGTGTTCATCAGGTGCTGTCACGTTGTTGGTGGTGTGATCGTTTGAGTGTGCGTCAGGCCGTGCGGGGGCCGTCGGCGGCCCGCTGCTCAGGCTGTGGCGGGCATGCCGGTGGTGCCGGTGATCTGGTTCCAGACGGCGAAGCGGATGGTCATCTCGAAGCGGTGGCGTCTGGCGGTCATGAGGTGGCGGTGGGGGCGGAAGTCGGGTGAGATCCCGGTGAACGCGGAGAGGAAGCGTTGCGCCCCGCCGACGCTGCGGAAGCCTTTCATCGCTCGTTCACGCTGACGGGTGGGCTGGTGGGAGTTCTCCGCCCGGTTGTTCAAGCCCTTGTGCGAACGGTGCTCGACCGAGGGCATCACCTCACGGTGCGCGGCCCCGTAGGAGCGCAGCTTGTCGGTGACGACCACCCGGGGCACCCGCCTGGTCGTGGTCAGGAGCCGGCGGAAGAAACGCCTGGCCGCAGCCTTGTCACGACGGTTCTGGACCAGGATGTCCAGGACGTTCCCGTTCTGGTCGACGGCCCGCCACAAGTACTTCCACGCCCCGTTGATCTTGATGAAGACCTCGTCGAGGTGCCACTTGTCGCCGGGCTGCGGGCGGCGCCGGCGCAGAGCGTTGGCGTAGGCCTGACCGAACTTCAGACACCAGCGGCGGACGGTCTCGTAAGAGACGATCACGCCCCGCTCGAGCATCATCTCCTCCACCTCACGGAAGGAGAGCGGGAAGCGGAAGTACAGCCACACACAGTGCGCGATGATCTCGACCGGGTACCGGTGGTTCTTGTACGACGGCACCACAGACGACACGAACCCCAGCCCCTCACCAGACGGACAACCCGAAGATCATCTCACCCTGCCCCGACAACGTGACAGAGCCTGACAACGCCCTGGCGGTTGCCGACAGCGTGACGGACTACAGCGCGCGCCGGCCCTCCCGTTCAGTAAGGATCTTGAAGGGTGCATCTGCGGCGCTAATCCAGCCCTGCTCGGCAGTGCTGCCCACAGCGAGGTATTTGCTGTCGATCTCGACGACCACGAAGTAGCTCTTCCGTCCCTCGTTTGACCAAGTGCTGAACCGGGTGGCGACTGCCGGATCGGTCGTGAATTCCATCACCGTGCCACCCATGTCGGCCTCGCCCACCTGGCTTCTCGCCTGCTCCGGGGTGGGCCGGGCCGCTCGGACGTTCGCCTTACGACTCTTGGCTCTGGCGATCTGGTCGGCGTTCATTCCCCGAGCGACGATGACCTTGCGCGACTCCGCGTCGCTGACGGCCGCCAGAACCGTGGCGTACGAACTGAGGGCAGGGGGTGCGGATCGTGCGGGCTCCGAAGTCTTCTCATCACGGCTCTTTGATTCCTGCTGGCGCTGAGATGCCACCTTCCGGCGCGCTCCCGCCCTGCTCGCTGATCCCTTGACCTCTGGGCCGGTCTTCACGTCTGCAACGGTGCTGGGCTGCTGCTCGGAGGCCGCGTCCGCGACCGACACGGACGTCATCACTACAGGCTTCTTCCGTAGTGATCCCACCCGGCTGCGCTTATCGGCTTGAGCAGTCGACACGGGCGTGGGCGTGGCTATCGACTTCGGTTCCGCAGAGTCAACCGGCGTCTTCTTCCGCAGGTTCCGCGTATGCCCTGCATTCCTGCGCTCCTGTCCTTCGCTTGCCGTAGCGGTCCCCTTCGAGGGCGTCGAGGCGATCTTGGGGCGGGAAGGCGCAGGATTCTTGGAATCGGCTCCATGGCGAATCCGGGCAAGGGGGCGAGGCGCGGGAGCGCTGGCAGCGTACGTGAAAGGGCTAAGGGCGACGGTCCCGTTCAATGGCTCGAACTGCCAGAAGGTGCCGAGACTGACAAGGGACGAGCCGACGGGTAGTTCCAGTATCGGACCGGAATCCCCCTCTGTCGTTTTGAGAGGCTGGTTGCTCTCTTGCGAGATGAGCAAGCCTATGCTGGTGCAGACCTGGCCATCCTGATCGATGAACAGCGGTTGGGAATTCTCCCCCTCCCCATACGCAACGGGTGAGGAATCGTGCATCAGTGGCCCGTACGGTGCGGGTAGAACGATCGTGGTTTCCATGGTTCCTCGAATCTCTGCAGGACGTCGAGACCTCGAGCGAGAGGTCTCATGGGTTCCGAAGGCTATGGACCCGCCCTCACTAGCGTGAGTGCCTATGGATAGCCCATTGGGCAGAACAGCGAATCCGCTGCGCAATCGATTGTGCGGGTTACGAGCTGTAGAGCACTGAGCCCTTTTCAGGTGCTGTCACGTTGTCCGGGTGTTTGGGATGATCTTCGGGTTGGGGTCTTCCGGGAGGGGTGGGGTTCGTGTCGTCTGTGGTGCCGTCGTCGTACGCGAATCACCGCTACCCGGTGGAGATCATTTCGCACTGTGTGTGGCTGTACTTCCGCTTCCCTCTCTCCTTCCGTGAGGTCGAGGAGATGATGCTCGAGCGGGGTGTGATCGTCTCGTACGAGACCATGCGCCGGTGGTGCCTGAAGTTCGGCCAGGCCTACGCCAACGCCTGCGCCGGCGGTGTCCACAGCCCGGCGATAAATGGCACCTCGACGAGGTCTTCATCAAGATCGGCGGGGTGCAGAAGTACCTGTGGCGGGCCGTGGACGCCGACGGCAACGTCCTCGACATCCTCGTCCAGAATCGCCGTGACAAGGCTGCGGCCAGGCGCTTCTTCCGCCGGCTCCTCACCTCCACCGGGCAGGTGCCCAGGGTGGTGGTCACCGACAAGCTGAAGTCGTACGGGGCCGCGCACCGGGAAGTGATGCCCTCGGTGGAGCACCGCTCCCACAAGGGTTTGAACAACCAGGCGGAGAACTCGCACCAGCCCACCAGGCAGCGGGAACGCGCGATGAAAGGCTTCCGCAGTCCGGGCGGAGCGCAGCGGTTCCTGTCCGCGTTCACCGGGATCTCACCCCACTTCCGAACCGGACGCCACCTCATGACCGCCCGCCGCCACCGCCTCGAAATGACCGTCCGCTTCACCATCTGGAACCAGATCACCGGCGTCGCCGGCATGCCCGCCGCGGCCTGAACAACCAGCCGCCGACGGCTTCCTCACGCCCCCAGACGATCACACCACCCACAACGTGACAACGCCGGTGCGGGTCCTGCTCTTAGACCCCGACGCTCCCGCCGCGGTGCAGCGCGCGGCGGAGATCGGGGAGCCGGCCGAGACGCTCGCGGCCGGGATCCGCCTCGCGGAAGCCCGCCTGCGGGAGCTCACTGCGGTGTGCGATGTGGCGGTGTTCCGGTACGCGATGCTGCCGACCTGGCGCCTGATTCGCGGCGACGACACGATGTTCGTCGGCGCCTTCGACGCCGGCTGGGAAGGCCACGAGTCCGCCACCTACAAGGTGGTGGCCACCGCGCACGGCCCGCTGTTCCGGGGCCACCGCCGGATGTTCGAAGCGATGGTGGCCGGCGCACGGCGCACGGTGTGAGAGGGAGGAAGTACAGGGTGATCGAGGCAGAGCTGAAGGCGCGCGTGAAGGACCGGACCGCGCTGGTCGAGCTACTCGACCAGTGGGCTGTGGGCCGAGCGGAGGTTTACCGGGATACCTACTACGACACGGCGGAGCGGACCCTCGAAGCGCGGGACGCGGAGCTGCGGGTCCGCACGGTGGAGAGCGCGTACGGCGCGGCGCGTACGGTCCGGACGTACAAGAGCGCCGCCGTGGACGAGGAGTCCGGATCGAAGCCCGAGCACGAGACCGCGGTGGCCGACCCGGAGGCGGTGCACGCTGTGGTGCGGGGGCTGGGGTACGAGCCGGTGATCGCGTTCACGAAGCACTGCACGAACTACACCGTCACCGTCCGCGGTCGGCAGATGCTCGCCACCGTGGTGCAGGTCCCGGAGATTGACGGGGTGTTCGTGGAGGTCGAGACGATGACCGGGCCCGAAGGCCTGGCGGGCGCGCTCGCGGACGTCCGCGCCTTCCTGCCGGGCCTGGGCATCGGCGAAGGGGACCTGACCCGCGAGCTGTACACGGACGCGGTACGGGCCCGCCGGGGGTAGCTGCTCGTCCTTCCCCCGGCGGCCCGCAGGCTGAGCCGGTCAGGCCCAGTCGACGCCCAGTTTCGCGAGCGCGCTGAGTTGCTCGGTGGTGAGCTTGTCGCGTCGGCTCTTGGTGTTGCTGGTCCATACGCCGAGTTTCACCCCGGTGGGTTCTGTCTCGCCGTCGGTGGTGATGGTTTCGGTGTGTCCGCGGGGTACCGGTCGGGTGCCTTCCCGCGCGACCCACTGCGCGAGCGCGGCGAGGCCGCGCTGGAACGCCTGCTGCGCCTTGGGCGTCACCTTCGCGCTCGGGGCGGTGAGGGCCGGCGCCGGGGCGGGTTGGACGCCGAGCTTGGACAATCGCTCCTGCTGCTCGGCGGTGAGCTGTGCCCAGACGTCTGGACGCTTGTGCTGGTGGAGCCAGCGGCCGACGTCGTCGCCGTCGATGGTCACTCCGGGGGCGATGTCGGGGAGGGACCCGTCAGCGTCGGCCAGGGCGGCGAGTAGCCGGTAGTTGCGCTGCCAGTCCAGCGGCCACGGGCAGTCCCAATCCTCATCGATCGCAGAAAGCTGCGCGGCCCGGGTCGTCGCGTTCTCTTCGTCCTTCCCGAGGCCGTTCTTGACGCCCGTGCGCCGCAGGTTGGCCATGTGCTGCCCGATGGGCACCATCGTCTCGCTCTCGCCCCACAGGGCGTTCTGCCGGGGTGCCAGGTGTCCGCTTGCCCGGTGGTAGGCGCGCAGCGCGGCAAGCTTGTCCTCCCAGGCCTCTTCACCCGGCTCCCAGACCATGCCGGCCTCGGGTGCGTCCAGGAGCTTTTGACGCCGCACCTCCAACTCTCCGGCCCGCAGGGCCTTGCGCTGCTGGTGAACCCACCGGCCGAGAGGGAAGCTTTTCGTGACGCCCACCGGCGTCTCGGTGTCGTAGGGGACCGCGTGCAGGCCGGTGATTCCGTGCTCGGCGCGCCAGCGCAGGAGTGCCTGGTAGCCCTCCAGCCAGACCAGGGATTCGGGCCGGTAGACGCGGGTGCGCAGGAAGGCCGCGATAGCCGCGGCGTCACGCGGGGTGGAGAAGTGCAGCAACGCGGACTCCGCCGCGACGTCCGCCCCGTCCTCCTGGTCCTGGTCGTCCCCCTTGACCCCGACGCCGGCGCCGATGATCCGGCCCTCTTCGTCACGCTGCACGTGCACAGTGTGCTTCCCGCTTCTCAGAGCGCGCGAAGCGAGTTGCTCGACCAGTCGCTCGTCATGACTGCGCAGGCCCTGGAGGACAGCGACCAGGCCCGCGTACGAAGCGGACGCCACCATGTCCTTGGGGTCCTCCCCGGGCTCCAGGAAGACCGGGACGATGATCCGGGCCACTTTGGTGGAGCCGTCCCGGTTGAGCCGCAGCGCCCGCCCGATGTTCTGGACGATCTCCACCTGCGACCCACGGGTGTCCGCGAAGCAGATCGCTTCGACACCGCGTTCGCCGGTGATGTCGACTCCTTCCCCGAGCACCCGCACGGACGCGAGGAACGCCCGGTGCACGCGGCGCCCGGCCGCGTCGATGCCGTTGGCGAACTGGCGCAGCACCTCGCGCCGCTCGGACACGAGGTGATCTCCACACAGCCACGCCGACCACACCCGGCCGGGGGGCACGTGCCGGCCAGCCTCCAACTCGTAGGGCTCCGCTTCGATCGACGACTCCGGGAGCTCCTCGGCGCGCGCCAGCGCGACAGGGTCACTCTCGCTGACGTACAGCTCGGCTGCTGTCGCGGGAAGCTTTTCAGCGAAGGCCCGGGCCTCTTCGACCTTTTGATGAAAGGTCATCACGGTTTTCAGATTGTGCCGCGCGGCGTGTTCGAGTAGTGCGGTCTGCAAAAGCGCGAGACGCCGTCCCCGCAGTGATTCCTCCGAGAGTACGAATCGCTGCGGTGAGGGGTCACGGATTTCCAAGACGTCGATTTCGAATCCGGCGAGGATCTCCCGCTCGATGGCCTCGGACAGTCCTAGATCGGCGAGCCACGGACCGTAGGTGCCCTCGGGGTCGTCTGCCATCGACGCGATGTCGGGCGCCGGCCCGGCTGCGGCTTTCCGCGGCTGCGCTGCGGCGAGGATCCGGGGGGTGGCGGTGAGGTACAGGCGGAAGTCGGCGGGGATCCGGGTGTTGTCGTGGATCGCGGCCCAGGGCCGGCCCAGGTCCCCAGCCGTCCCGTGGGCTTCGTCCACGATGGCCAGGTCGAAGGGATCCATGCGCTGCCCGTAGAGCCGCTCCCCGCCCGAGAGAGCAGCCTCCAGGGGCCCGCGCACCTTCTGGACGGCCTCAGGGTCGGTGGCGTCCTCACGGTCGACCAGGGAGGCGTACGTAGCGAACACGACCACGGGCCCCCGTGCGGCCCACAGGGCGAGCTGCACGGGGTTGGTCGTGGTGCGCACCACGAGTTCGGTGAGTACCGCGTCGTTCTCCAGCGAGCACACCGCGACCATCGGGGCGCGGTGGCCGACAGTGCGCCAGGCCTGCGCGGTCTGAGCGAGTAGATCCAGGGTCGGGGCGGTCACCAGGATCCGGCCCCCCGGGAAGCACTCCAGCGCACTCGCAGCAGCGGTGATCGTCTTCCCCGAGCCAGTCGCGGACACGATCGTCCCCCGCAGCCCCTGAGGCGGCACGGCCGATTTCACCGGCACCCCAACCCATTTCCGGATCGCCGACCGCTGGTCCACCTGATGTTCCCTGAGCTGAATACCAGACATTCGCATGCCTTCCCCGATACCGGATCCCAGTGACTACGCCTCAGACCAGAGGTAACGGCCCCGACCCTGCCTCGTCTTTCTGCCAACAGTACATGGTGCATCACCATGGTGTATGCATTATGGTTGGTTGGTCTCGACCAGGAGCAAACCAGCCCGCGGGCCCCCTGCGCTACGGCCGCCGGCTGAACCGTCAGCCAGCTGAGAGTGCTGGACAAAACCAACGAGTTTCTGTATCCGGCATACCGGACGTCGGCGCAGCCGTGAAAATGGGGCCGTGTGGCGGCTGCCCGTCCGACGGCCCTCGGTCACGATGTGACCCTCACCGCGAAGGCCGCATAGCCACAACCCTCGCCGCCCTCGGCCCCTCAGCTCAGACAGGCGTCCGAGATCGAGGTGGGTATTTTCGGGTTAGATCACCGGCTTCACCGCCCTGCTCGCCCCGGGGGACCGTCGGGGCAACGACGAGTTCAACCTGATTAATCCTCAAATTCGAAGCTGGGTTTCAGGAGATACTCGGCCAGCTTCTTTCTGTCCGATCGATCGAGCTCTAGATTCTTGATCGCCGCGACGATTTTTTCGTTTTTCGAGTTGAATACAGCAAGGAGAATATTATATTCTTCTCTTTTTATCTTCTTCTTGTATGCTGCACCCCAGGCAAGTGCTTCTTTAGTGGATGATTTTCGATGGAAAAGTGCGTCCTCCAGTTGTCGTGATGCGTGCATTCCAGCAAGGGCAGCCGCCTT includes these proteins:
- a CDS encoding IS6 family transposase, with the protein product MSSVVPSYKNHRYPVEIIAHCVWLYFRFPLSFREVEEMMLERGVIVSYETVRRWCLKFGQAYANALRRRRPQPGDKWHLDEVFIKINGAWKYLWRAVDQNGNVLDILVQNRRDKAAARRFFRRLLTTTRRVPRVVVTDKLRSYGAAHREVMPSVEHRSHKGLNNRAENSHQPTRQRERAMKGFRSVGGAQRFLSAFTGISPDFRPHRHLMTARRHRFEMTIRFAVWNQITGTTGMPATA
- a CDS encoding DUF4765 family protein; translation: MTSVSVADAASEQQPSTVADVKTGPEVKGSASRAGARRKVASQRQQESKSRDEKTSEPARSAPPALSSYATVLAAVSDAESRKVIVARGMNADQIARAKSRKANVRAARPTPEQARSQVGEADMGGTVMEFTTDPAVATRFSTWSNEGRKSYFVVVEIDSKYLAVGSTAEQGWISAADAPFKILTEREGRRAL
- a CDS encoding DEAD/DEAH box helicase, which produces MSGIQLREHQVDQRSAIRKWVGVPVKSAVPPQGLRGTIVSATGSGKTITAAASALECFPGGRILVTAPTLDLLAQTAQAWRTVGHRAPMVAVCSLENDAVLTELVVRTTTNPVQLALWAARGPVVVFATYASLVDREDATDPEAVQKVRGPLEAALSGGERLYGQRMDPFDLAIVDEAHGTAGDLGRPWAAIHDNTRIPADFRLYLTATPRILAAAQPRKAAAGPAPDIASMADDPEGTYGPWLADLGLSEAIEREILAGFEIDVLEIRDPSPQRFVLSEESLRGRRLALLQTALLEHAARHNLKTVMTFHQKVEEARAFAEKLPATAAELYVSESDPVALARAEELPESSIEAEPYELEAGRHVPPGRVWSAWLCGDHLVSERREVLRQFANGIDAAGRRVHRAFLASVRVLGEGVDITGERGVEAICFADTRGSQVEIVQNIGRALRLNRDGSTKVARIIVPVFLEPGEDPKDMVASASYAGLVAVLQGLRSHDERLVEQLASRALRSGKHTVHVQRDEEGRIIGAGVGVKGDDQDQEDGADVAAESALLHFSTPRDAAAIAAFLRTRVYRPESLVWLEGYQALLRWRAEHGITGLHAVPYDTETPVGVTKSFPLGRWVHQQRKALRAGELEVRRQKLLDAPEAGMVWEPGEEAWEDKLAALRAYHRASGHLAPRQNALWGESETMVPIGQHMANLRRTGVKNGLGKDEENATTRAAQLSAIDEDWDCPWPLDWQRNYRLLAALADADGSLPDIAPGVTIDGDDVGRWLHQHKRPDVWAQLTAEQQERLSKLGVQPAPAPALTAPSAKVTPKAQQAFQRGLAALAQWVAREGTRPVPRGHTETITTDGETEPTGVKLGVWTSNTKSRRDKLTTEQLSALAKLGVDWA
- a CDS encoding class IV adenylate cyclase; this encodes MIEAELKARVKDRTALVELLDQWAVGRAEVYRDTYYDTAERTLEARDAELRVRTVESAYGAARTVRTYKSAAVDEESGSKPEHETAVADPEAVHAVVRGLGYEPVIAFTKHCTNYTVTVRGRQMLATVVQVPEIDGVFVEVETMTGPEGLAGALADVRAFLPGLGIGEGDLTRELYTDAVRARRG